The following proteins are co-located in the Paracoccaceae bacterium Fryx2 genome:
- a CDS encoding cytochrome c biogenesis CcdA family protein, with translation MDFVFGYAAGLLTLINPCVLPVLPIVLASALQADRRGPIYLCAGMSCSFVVLGMGLAQIGPALGVFPETVERVAALAMMGFGLVLLMPVLNARFATATAGLANSADARIGRLDQSSPARMFGGGALLGAVWSPCIGPTLGGAIALAARGETLASAAGVMVAFALGVSTVLLALAYGAQAGIARHRTTMMALAARSRPVMGGAFLLIGASVWFRLHVALEEWALDRLPHWFSDLSIMF, from the coding sequence ATGGATTTTGTTTTTGGCTATGCGGCCGGACTTCTCACCTTGATCAACCCCTGCGTCCTGCCCGTCTTGCCGATCGTGTTGGCCTCTGCCCTTCAGGCCGACCGGCGTGGACCGATATACCTCTGCGCGGGCATGTCTTGCAGCTTCGTGGTGCTTGGTATGGGGTTGGCACAGATCGGGCCGGCCCTGGGTGTGTTCCCCGAAACGGTCGAGCGTGTGGCCGCCCTCGCGATGATGGGATTCGGGCTGGTGCTGTTGATGCCCGTGTTGAATGCGCGCTTCGCAACGGCAACCGCGGGGCTGGCCAACAGCGCCGACGCACGGATCGGCAGGCTGGACCAGTCCAGCCCTGCGCGGATGTTCGGTGGCGGCGCACTGCTGGGGGCGGTCTGGTCGCCGTGCATCGGCCCGACCCTGGGCGGTGCGATTGCCCTGGCGGCACGCGGCGAGACTCTGGCGTCGGCCGCGGGTGTCATGGTCGCCTTTGCCTTGGGGGTGTCGACGGTGCTGCTGGCGCTGGCCTATGGCGCGCAGGCCGGGATCGCCCGGCACCGCACGACCATGATGGCACTGGCCGCGCGGTCCAGGCCGGTCATGGGCGGAGCGTTCCTGCTGATTGGCGCTTCAGTCTGGTTCCGGCTGCATGTCGCGCTTGAAGAATGGGCACTCGACAGGCTGCCACACTGGTTTTCCGATCTATCAATCATGTTCTAG
- a CDS encoding DoxX family protein, with product MTHPTAARPPRNIAVRGRDMIRHANGLAGFIPQDLVTLAARVFPAMVFWQSARTKVDGFAIKDSTHALFEHVYALPLIPPASAAVLATVAEHVLPVLLILGLFARFSALGLLIMTAVIQMLVFPDAWVTHGLWAVALLVTLAQGPGRLSLDFLLQLDSGKAKP from the coding sequence ATGACCCATCCCACCGCCGCAAGACCTCCTCGAAACATCGCTGTCCGCGGTCGCGACATGATCCGCCACGCAAACGGGCTGGCAGGCTTTATCCCGCAGGATCTGGTGACGCTGGCGGCGCGGGTGTTTCCCGCCATGGTGTTCTGGCAATCCGCCCGCACCAAGGTCGACGGCTTTGCGATCAAGGACTCGACCCATGCCCTGTTCGAGCATGTCTATGCGCTGCCCCTCATCCCGCCTGCGTCCGCCGCGGTTCTTGCCACCGTGGCGGAGCATGTCTTGCCGGTGCTGCTGATACTGGGACTGTTCGCCCGGTTCTCGGCGCTTGGGTTGCTGATCATGACGGCTGTCATCCAGATGCTTGTCTTTCCGGACGCCTGGGTCACGCATGGGCTTTGGGCTGTGGCCCTGCTGGTGACACTTGCTCAAGGTCCGGGTCGGCTGTCGCTGGACTTCCTGCTGCAGTTGGACAGCGGCAAGGCAAAGCCTTGA
- a CDS encoding DNA-binding domain-containing protein — translation MRRRALLVLPERKHATRQHDFHAALWRPEAPAGLTAPDRDEVAQRFKVYRNNVQHGLTRALAARFPVIEHLVGDEFFTAMARVFIARSPPADPVLLRWGETFAAFLDRFPPVAHLPFLGDVARLEYARGRACHAADATPVAPDTLNVPDPDSLRLVLHPSVALFFACTPAVQIWQSHQPGVTRKPLAPGPDHALIARQPDFTVIIEPIDPDTFAVLSALRGGQTLGQAAGKADPTTALFLLLRHGLITGTETGAPE, via the coding sequence GTGCGAAGGCGGGCCCTGCTCGTGCTGCCTGAACGAAAACATGCAACTAGGCAGCACGACTTTCATGCTGCGCTATGGCGGCCAGAGGCACCTGCCGGCTTGACGGCGCCAGACCGCGATGAGGTCGCGCAGCGTTTCAAGGTCTATCGCAACAATGTCCAGCATGGCCTGACGCGCGCCCTGGCGGCACGCTTTCCCGTGATCGAACACCTTGTCGGTGATGAGTTCTTTACCGCCATGGCCCGTGTCTTCATTGCACGATCGCCACCAGCGGACCCGGTCCTGCTGCGATGGGGTGAAACTTTTGCGGCGTTTCTGGACCGGTTCCCGCCTGTCGCACACCTGCCCTTTCTGGGCGATGTCGCCCGGCTGGAATACGCCCGTGGTCGGGCCTGTCACGCGGCGGATGCCACCCCGGTTGCACCGGACACCCTGAACGTGCCCGATCCTGACTCGCTGCGGCTGGTTCTGCACCCGTCGGTTGCCTTGTTCTTCGCGTGCACGCCCGCCGTGCAGATCTGGCAGTCCCATCAGCCGGGCGTCACCCGAAAGCCGCTCGCGCCGGGCCCCGATCACGCGTTGATTGCGCGCCAGCCGGATTTCACCGTGATCATTGAACCGATCGATCCGGACACATTCGCGGTGCTTTCGGCCCTGCGCGGCGGGCAAACACTCGGCCAAGCCGCAGGCAAGGCCGACCCGACCACAGCCCTGTTCCTCTTGCTGCGCCATGGGCTGATCACCGGCACAGAAACAGGAGCGCCCGAATGA
- a CDS encoding NrsF family protein yields the protein MKTDELIMALAADTLPQKSVLQRLARALPIAMGISVAAFALFWGPRSDIWAALGSAAVLKTVLPLGLVALSGALAVALARPGARHGYRSAALGLLVVLVVAAFFTALAQAGLGGLVAALSTPLLVTCLLSIPVLALPFLAAVFWGLSAGAALHPRLTGAAGGLMAGGLAASVYSIYCDKDMVLFVLPAYSAAIMSISLLGAILGPRLLKW from the coding sequence ATGAAAACCGACGAGCTGATCATGGCTCTGGCGGCCGACACACTGCCGCAAAAGTCGGTCCTCCAGCGCCTTGCCCGTGCGCTGCCGATTGCCATGGGAATATCCGTGGCCGCGTTCGCGCTTTTCTGGGGGCCGAGATCCGACATCTGGGCCGCGCTGGGGTCAGCGGCAGTTCTGAAGACCGTTCTGCCGCTGGGGCTTGTGGCCCTGTCGGGGGCGCTTGCGGTCGCGTTGGCCCGTCCGGGGGCGCGGCATGGATACCGCAGTGCTGCCCTTGGCCTGTTGGTCGTGCTGGTTGTCGCGGCCTTCTTCACCGCCCTCGCGCAAGCGGGGTTGGGTGGGCTGGTCGCCGCGCTTTCAACGCCCTTGCTTGTGACCTGTCTGCTCTCGATCCCCGTTCTTGCCCTCCCCTTTCTTGCTGCCGTGTTCTGGGGGTTGTCAGCGGGGGCGGCGCTGCACCCAAGGCTGACCGGCGCGGCGGGTGGATTGATGGCGGGCGGGTTGGCGGCATCGGTTTATTCGATCTACTGCGACAAGGACATGGTTCTGTTCGTGCTGCCTGCCTATTCCGCCGCGATCATGTCCATCTCGCTCCTCGGTGCCATCCTTGGCCCGCGCCTGCTGAAATGGTAG
- the istB gene encoding IS21-like element helper ATPase IstB, which yields MTSREIDIHTLPGMLTALRLPSFHKLWADIATRADTEGWPAARFLAVLAEYELAERDMRRIQRHMNEAQLPAGKTLATFDFKALPTLPRARIEALAAGDWLEGGGNLIAIGNSGTGKTHILCAIGHALIERGHRVFYTRTSDLVQRLQAARRDLVLEAALAKLDKFDLIILDDITYAHKDQAETGVLFELIARRYEYRSIAIAANQPFSGWDQIFPDKAMTVAAIDRLVHHAAILEMNAESFRQRAAASNKEALSRPPTTTIADNKDKGEG from the coding sequence ATGACCTCCCGCGAGATCGACATCCACACGCTGCCCGGCATGCTGACCGCGCTGCGCCTGCCCAGCTTCCACAAGCTTTGGGCCGACATCGCCACCCGTGCCGACACCGAAGGCTGGCCCGCTGCCCGCTTTCTGGCTGTCCTCGCGGAATACGAACTGGCCGAGCGCGACATGCGCCGCATTCAGCGCCACATGAACGAGGCACAGCTACCGGCTGGCAAGACGCTGGCGACCTTCGACTTCAAGGCGCTGCCAACCCTGCCGCGCGCCCGGATCGAGGCCTTGGCGGCCGGCGACTGGCTGGAGGGTGGCGGCAATCTGATCGCCATCGGCAATTCCGGCACGGGCAAGACGCACATTCTCTGCGCGATAGGCCATGCCCTGATCGAGCGGGGACACCGCGTGTTCTATACCCGCACCAGCGATCTGGTGCAGCGACTTCAGGCCGCCCGCCGCGATCTGGTGCTCGAAGCCGCGCTCGCCAAGCTCGACAAGTTCGACCTGATCATCCTCGACGACATCACCTACGCCCACAAGGATCAGGCCGAAACCGGCGTGCTCTTCGAACTGATCGCCCGGCGCTACGAATACCGCAGCATCGCCATCGCCGCCAACCAGCCCTTCAGCGGCTGGGACCAGATCTTCCCGGACAAGGCGATGACCGTCGCCGCCATCGACCGGCTGGTTCATCACGCAGCGATCCTGGAGATGAATGCCGAAAGCTTCCGCCAGCGCGCGGCCGCCTCCAACAAAGAGGCGCTGAGCAGACCGCCAACGACAACCATCGCCGACAACAAGGACAAAGGAGAAGGCTGA
- a CDS encoding thioredoxin family protein, whose translation MLTRRFLLATGLALAVIPSAGFARIRAYTPGLAEQAMREGKRIVLIFGADWCSTCRRQERIINDLRAAVPRYDAELTLIRVDWDAHGTGDLSRALAVPRRSTLIAFHGETELARIVAGTREADIKALMDRALRG comes from the coding sequence ATGCTGACACGACGTTTCCTGCTGGCCACCGGCCTTGCGCTGGCCGTCATCCCCTCGGCAGGTTTTGCCAGGATCCGCGCCTATACGCCTGGACTGGCAGAACAGGCCATGCGCGAGGGGAAGCGGATCGTGCTGATCTTTGGTGCGGACTGGTGTTCGACCTGTCGCAGACAGGAACGGATCATCAACGATCTGCGCGCAGCTGTGCCCCGCTATGATGCCGAACTGACGCTGATCCGCGTCGATTGGGATGCCCATGGCACGGGCGATCTGTCGCGCGCCTTGGCGGTTCCGCGCCGGTCGACGCTGATCGCCTTCCATGGCGAGACGGAACTGGCGCGGATCGTTGCGGGCACGCGCGAGGCAGACATCAAGGCGCTGATGGATCGCGCCCTGAGGGGTTGA
- a CDS encoding sigma-70 family RNA polymerase sigma factor, giving the protein MAEPDALEDLMRAANRGDTVAYRRLLTTIAPVLRKVVRARGAALGPEGCEDVLQDVLLAIHSKRHTWQEDAPLRPWLYAIARHKVVDAFRARGRHVELSIDDFAEGLPAVEGPDPMDGRDMDKVLSKLEPRAAEIVRAFGLNGETTAETAARLDMSEGAVRVALHRALKSIARLRERMIE; this is encoded by the coding sequence GTGGCAGAGCCTGACGCCCTGGAGGACCTCATGCGCGCGGCAAATCGCGGAGACACGGTCGCGTATCGCCGGTTGCTGACGACGATTGCACCTGTTCTGCGCAAGGTGGTGCGTGCCCGCGGCGCGGCGCTGGGACCAGAGGGGTGCGAGGACGTATTGCAGGACGTGCTGCTGGCGATCCACAGCAAGAGACACACATGGCAGGAAGACGCGCCTCTGCGCCCGTGGCTTTATGCCATCGCACGACACAAGGTTGTCGATGCGTTCCGGGCGCGTGGAAGGCATGTTGAACTGTCGATCGACGATTTTGCCGAGGGTCTTCCCGCGGTTGAAGGCCCTGATCCGATGGACGGGCGCGACATGGACAAGGTTCTGAGCAAGCTGGAGCCGCGCGCGGCAGAGATTGTGCGGGCCTTCGGTCTGAACGGGGAAACGACCGCCGAAACCGCGGCACGCCTGGATATGTCCGAAGGGGCCGTCCGAGTCGCCCTGCACCGGGCCCTGAAATCCATTGCCCGGCTGCGCGAAAGGATGATCGAATGA
- a CDS encoding DUF2282 domain-containing protein → MTHKTHALPLAASLAAALALSAGHAQAQTAAMDKCFGISLAGANDCAAGPGTTCSGTSTVDYQGNAWTLVAAGTCADIELPAMADGTARTGSLEKLDRDLPPA, encoded by the coding sequence ATGACACACAAAACCCACGCGCTTCCGCTCGCCGCGTCGCTGGCCGCGGCGCTGGCGCTTTCTGCAGGACATGCCCAGGCGCAAACCGCGGCCATGGACAAATGCTTCGGCATCTCACTGGCGGGCGCGAATGATTGTGCCGCAGGCCCCGGCACGACCTGCTCGGGCACCTCGACCGTGGATTATCAGGGCAATGCCTGGACACTGGTCGCCGCCGGCACCTGCGCAGACATCGAATTGCCCGCCATGGCCGACGGCACGGCCCGCACGGGATCGCTGGAAAAACTGGACCGCGACCTGCCGCCCGCCTGA
- a CDS encoding alpha/beta hydrolase codes for MSHEFFHAEDGARLAYRDEGAGLPLIALAGLTRDGRDFDYLARHLQGCRLIRLDARGRGDSAWTGAASYTVPQESRDVVALLDHLGLDKAAIIGSSRGGLLGMVLAATARPRVAGLLLNDVGPVLERPGLQRIGEYVGMAPTLATLEEVADRMPMTMPGFADVPPERWAEETVRHYIQTDAGLAFPYDPALRQALQAAMAAPPTDLWALFDACAGLPLALIRGENSDVLGKATADEMQRRRPDMIRADVPGRGHIPFLDEPLSLATVRAWLARVDREARQSDDLPPM; via the coding sequence ATGTCACATGAGTTCTTTCACGCCGAAGACGGGGCGCGGCTGGCATACCGCGACGAGGGCGCGGGCCTGCCGCTGATCGCGCTCGCCGGCCTGACCCGGGACGGACGCGACTTCGACTACCTGGCCCGCCACCTACAGGGCTGCCGCCTGATCCGGCTCGATGCGCGCGGCAGGGGAGATTCGGCCTGGACCGGCGCTGCTTCCTACACGGTGCCGCAGGAAAGCCGCGACGTGGTCGCCCTGCTGGACCACCTCGGGCTAGACAAGGCCGCGATCATCGGCTCGTCGCGGGGCGGGCTGCTGGGCATGGTTCTGGCCGCCACGGCCCGGCCGCGGGTGGCGGGGCTGCTGCTGAACGATGTCGGTCCGGTGCTGGAACGCCCCGGCCTGCAGCGGATCGGGGAATATGTCGGCATGGCGCCGACCCTCGCGACGCTGGAGGAAGTGGCCGACCGGATGCCGATGACCATGCCGGGCTTTGCCGATGTGCCCCCCGAACGCTGGGCCGAGGAAACGGTGCGCCACTACATCCAGACCGACGCGGGGCTGGCCTTTCCCTATGACCCCGCGCTGCGGCAGGCGCTTCAGGCGGCAATGGCGGCGCCGCCCACCGACCTGTGGGCGCTGTTCGATGCCTGCGCCGGCCTGCCGCTGGCGCTGATACGCGGCGAAAACTCCGATGTGCTCGGCAAGGCCACCGCCGACGAAATGCAGCGCCGCCGCCCCGACATGATCCGGGCCGACGTGCCGGGGCGCGGCCACATTCCGTTTCTCGATGAGCCCTTGTCCCTCGCAACGGTCCGCGCCTGGCTGGCCAGGGTGGACCGCGAGGCGCGTCAATCAGACGATCTGCCACCGATGTGA
- a CDS encoding DUF692 domain-containing protein gives MRPLPRTTGLGFKPEHFRDIMSDPGAVGFFEVHAENYMGDGGAPHAMLAALRADHALSIHGVGLSIGGADGLNQDHLERVRKLIERYQPASFSEHLAWSSHGAAWLNDLLPLPYTQETLDTTCAHVNQVQDRLGCRMLLENPATYVTFESSTWSETDFLAELVRRTGCGLLLDINNVFVSATNHRFDPRAYLAAFPLAAVGEIHLAGHDAEELPSGPLLIDSHGAPVADPVWALYAEVVEQAGPLPTLIEWDTDVPDFPVLLSEAARAKAVLERAKAGPARAA, from the coding sequence ATGCGCCCGCTTCCCCGCACGACCGGGCTTGGCTTCAAGCCAGAACATTTTCGCGACATCATGTCGGATCCCGGCGCAGTGGGTTTTTTCGAAGTCCATGCCGAGAATTACATGGGCGATGGCGGCGCGCCCCACGCGATGCTGGCCGCACTTCGTGCAGATCATGCGCTGTCGATCCATGGGGTCGGGCTGTCCATCGGAGGCGCGGACGGGCTGAACCAGGACCATCTTGAACGGGTGCGCAAGCTGATCGAACGATATCAGCCTGCAAGTTTTTCCGAGCACCTCGCCTGGTCCAGTCATGGCGCCGCGTGGCTCAACGACCTGCTGCCGCTGCCCTATACGCAAGAGACGCTCGACACGACCTGCGCGCATGTCAATCAGGTGCAGGACAGGCTGGGTTGCCGGATGCTTCTGGAAAACCCCGCCACCTATGTCACTTTCGAGAGTTCAACATGGTCCGAGACGGATTTTCTGGCCGAGCTGGTCCGCCGCACAGGTTGCGGGCTGCTTTTGGACATCAACAATGTGTTCGTGTCGGCCACCAATCACCGATTTGACCCGCGCGCCTATCTGGCCGCTTTTCCGCTGGCTGCTGTCGGCGAAATCCATCTTGCCGGGCACGATGCCGAGGAGTTGCCCTCTGGCCCGCTGTTGATCGACAGTCACGGCGCGCCGGTCGCCGATCCGGTCTGGGCACTTTATGCGGAGGTGGTGGAACAGGCCGGCCCTCTGCCCACCCTGATCGAATGGGATACCGATGTCCCCGATTTCCCTGTTCTTCTGAGCGAGGCCGCGCGCGCGAAAGCGGTTCTGGAGCGTGCGAAGGCGGGCCCTGCTCGTGCTGCCTGA
- a CDS encoding EAL domain-containing protein, whose amino-acid sequence MKTNTESFSTRIIATILITTAAVTLAVALLALQATREVDADAIERQKTFVARGLKTELDRIPGEQQASTIWDEAVRRVRADDQDWMDGNIGIWMHDFYGHDLTYVLAPDGRPIHGASAGRRMAPEVAAQMAQPLADLARQTRMQMASAQRNAEDPGEAVLGLSTTAVLSLGKQAVLASVTPIVPDTPAVTQTAGSEYLHVAVQYVDDALAARIGESFSLDDAAVITSEPGAALASYPVADAAGNPVAMFAWTPDRPGLRLAREMAPVLTFFGLFCLFVLVSLIVRLRKSSRHLQESEAEARYLANHDSLAGLPNRMHFEDRLEQALEAEQVGGPTVTLLSVDLDHFKMVNDTMGHAAGDELIRQVSTRMLAHVREADTVARLGGDEFGIVLVGMGGGEALLSFCAGLVHILSLPYQLEAGQAHVSASIGVAAGKEVRGGIEAVQRSADAALYRAKADGRGRYCIFTEQMDDVLRRRHDIERNLRAALLSGDQLDVAFQPIFNVDGTLFGAEALARWPGAPGGPLSPDLFIAVAEDCGLIQQLGLWVLKEACAFASTSGLPRVSVNVSSVQLRSADFAAEVLQVLSEAGLPAARLELELTERSALDSGATTHRNLKELKVAGVSVALDDFATGKSLLQYVRDFDIDVIKIDHSFVSRLGSVDGTDQVVRALVDLGHAMGLQIVAEGVETEQQRELLIAMGCHIFQGYLLGRPMSRTAFTAFRPTGGIPRLTA is encoded by the coding sequence ATGAAGACCAACACGGAAAGCTTCTCGACCAGGATAATCGCGACCATCCTGATCACCACAGCGGCAGTAACGCTAGCCGTCGCCCTGCTTGCACTTCAGGCAACGCGCGAGGTGGATGCGGATGCGATCGAACGACAGAAAACCTTCGTGGCGCGCGGCCTGAAGACGGAACTCGACCGGATCCCGGGCGAACAGCAAGCCTCGACGATCTGGGACGAGGCCGTTCGCAGGGTGCGCGCCGACGACCAGGACTGGATGGACGGCAACATCGGCATCTGGATGCACGACTTCTACGGTCACGACCTGACCTACGTTCTGGCACCGGACGGACGGCCGATCCATGGCGCAAGCGCCGGCAGGCGGATGGCACCCGAGGTCGCGGCGCAGATGGCACAGCCGCTGGCCGATCTTGCCCGCCAGACGCGGATGCAGATGGCCAGCGCGCAGCGCAATGCCGAAGATCCCGGCGAAGCCGTGCTTGGCCTTTCGACCACCGCGGTGTTGAGCCTCGGCAAACAGGCGGTCCTTGCCTCCGTCACGCCAATTGTGCCCGACACGCCGGCCGTGACGCAAACCGCAGGAAGCGAGTATCTCCATGTCGCCGTGCAGTATGTGGACGACGCTCTCGCCGCCCGGATCGGGGAAAGCTTCAGCCTTGACGATGCAGCCGTCATCACGTCGGAACCGGGCGCGGCGCTGGCAAGCTACCCTGTAGCCGATGCGGCGGGCAATCCCGTCGCAATGTTTGCCTGGACCCCGGACCGGCCTGGCCTGCGGCTGGCCCGGGAAATGGCACCGGTGTTGACCTTCTTCGGGCTGTTCTGCCTGTTTGTGCTGGTCAGCCTGATTGTGCGGCTGCGGAAGTCCTCGCGCCATCTTCAGGAAAGCGAGGCGGAAGCGCGGTATCTGGCGAACCATGACTCGCTGGCGGGCCTGCCGAACCGGATGCATTTCGAAGACCGGCTTGAGCAGGCACTGGAAGCAGAACAGGTCGGGGGGCCCACGGTGACGCTCCTCAGCGTGGATCTCGACCACTTCAAGATGGTGAACGATACCATGGGCCATGCCGCCGGCGACGAGTTGATCCGTCAGGTGTCAACGCGGATGCTCGCCCATGTCCGCGAGGCCGATACCGTTGCCCGGCTTGGCGGCGACGAATTCGGCATCGTGCTGGTGGGCATGGGCGGGGGTGAAGCGCTGCTCTCGTTCTGCGCGGGCCTGGTCCACATTCTCTCGCTGCCGTACCAGCTGGAGGCGGGACAGGCGCATGTTTCGGCCAGCATCGGCGTGGCGGCGGGCAAGGAGGTTCGCGGCGGGATCGAGGCGGTCCAGCGATCGGCCGATGCCGCGCTTTATCGCGCCAAGGCCGATGGCCGCGGCCGCTACTGCATCTTCACGGAACAGATGGACGACGTGCTGCGCCGTCGGCACGATATCGAAAGGAACCTGCGGGCGGCCCTTCTGTCGGGTGACCAACTCGACGTGGCATTCCAGCCGATCTTCAACGTGGATGGCACGCTCTTCGGCGCCGAGGCGCTGGCACGCTGGCCGGGGGCCCCCGGCGGCCCCCTGTCGCCGGACCTCTTCATAGCCGTCGCCGAGGACTGCGGCCTGATCCAGCAGCTTGGCCTCTGGGTTCTGAAAGAGGCCTGCGCTTTCGCTTCCACCTCCGGGCTCCCGAGGGTCTCCGTAAACGTGTCGTCGGTCCAGCTCCGCTCGGCTGATTTCGCCGCCGAGGTGCTGCAGGTGCTGTCGGAGGCCGGGCTGCCGGCAGCCCGGCTCGAACTTGAACTGACAGAGCGCTCTGCCCTCGATTCCGGTGCCACAACGCACCGGAACCTGAAGGAACTCAAGGTCGCCGGGGTCTCGGTCGCGCTGGACGACTTCGCAACCGGCAAGTCGCTTTTGCAATACGTGCGCGACTTCGACATCGACGTGATCAAGATCGACCATTCCTTCGTCAGTCGGCTGGGTTCCGTCGACGGCACTGACCAGGTGGTGCGTGCGCTCGTCGATCTTGGCCATGCCATGGGGCTCCAGATCGTTGCGGAAGGTGTCGAGACCGAGCAGCAGCGCGAACTGCTCATCGCGATGGGCTGCCATATCTTCCAGGGTTATCTTCTGGGTCGGCCGATGAGCCGGACCGCCTTCACCGCGTTTCGCCCGACCGGGGGAATACCGCGCCTGACCGCGTGA